DNA from Gracilinanus agilis isolate LMUSP501 chromosome 3, AgileGrace, whole genome shotgun sequence:
TTAGGGTTGGGAGAGGCTGACAACACCTACAACGCATGATCCAGGTCCATTTCAGATCACTTTATGAGGACAGATTATGCCAGTCCAGGCCTTTCCCAGAAATCTCCACTAAGAAATCTGACCCAGACATGAATTTATTTTGCAAGCCCTGAGAGCTGTTCTAAGAATGGACAGGCGGCCTCTGCCAGGAAGCCCTGCAGGACTCGAAGATCTGCCTGTCTCTGTGAATCAGCAGGAAGGGGCTGATGGCTGGGAAGCACAATGAAGTGAACGTGGACACCACCGCCAGCCAGTTGCCGGAATGAGTCACGTACACTTTATACAGCATGCAGCCACAGCTGATGCAGTAAGCACAAATGAAGATGCCCACCAGCAGCACAATGGTGTGGGTGGCCTCGATCTCGGGAGATGTCCTGGGGGAGAGGCTAATGCTGTGGAGGTGCCGGACTCTCTGGTGGTGGCTGCACAGGATACACACGAGGTAGCCACTGGCCCACACCATGCCCCCAACACAGAGGACCTCCCGCAGGGAGGGCAGGATGATGGCCTCCTTCAGCACCTGCTCCCAGTAGCAAAAAAGGACTCCATATCCGCCTGTGTGGCTGCTGTTGCTGCTCCTTTGTCCTGTCATATAGATGGGCACGTTTATTTCTATGGCCATGTTGGCCACCCAGCAGAGGAGACACAAAGGCCTGATGAGCTTCACAACTCTGGCTCTGAGTTTGGCCAACCCAGAGTGGCTGGGACTGACGGTGACAGCCTGGAAGGCACCCAAGAGAGCAGTGGTACAGATGGAGAGGCCCCGGCTGACTCTTTGGAGGTAAAACACCACTTTGCAGCCCCCATTTCCCAGGAAGGATCCTTTCCTCACATAGAAGACTCCTAGAGGGCACCCCTGGAAGAA
Protein-coding regions in this window:
- the LOC123239745 gene encoding vomeronasal type-1 receptor 4-like, with the translated sequence MPPSNMVLGMIFFSQVGVGVLGNSFFLGCYVFASFSSHRSRPVDPILIQLTVTNAIVLFFQGCPLGVFYVRKGSFLGNGGCKVVFYLQRVSRGLSICTTALLGAFQAVTVSPSHSGLAKLRARVVKLIRPLCLLCWVANMAIEINVPIYMTGQRSSNSSHTGGYGVLFCYWEQVLKEAIILPSLREVLCVGGMVWASGYLVCILCSHHQRVRHLHSISLSPRTSPEIEATHTIVLLVGIFICAYCISCGCMLYKVYVTHSGNWLAVVSTFTSLCFPAISPFLLIHRDRQIFESCRASWQRPPVHS